ATGGATACTTTCATAGGGTTTTCGATCAGCTTTATTTTGCCAACAATCacgtttttatatttatatatataattcactAAATTCGATAATAAATAAAAAGCATTATGAAATTGACATGAAAAAATGAAAAACCTGGAACCAAATTAGAGCATAAAGAAAGAAAGCAAGAAATGAATAGGgattaatcaaaacaaaaaaactatacgaaagaaagaaagggtttaaatttaattaattaattttacagAGGCATGCATGGGATATTGTATAAATATCTGTCAACCTACACTCATCTCTTTTCTCATCTTTTCATCGCTTAAATCCTCGAAGCTCCAATCCCTTCTCATCCCACAGCTCCTCACCAGCCTTGGTTGGGCGTCAGCTTCATAACCTTTAGATTCATAGATGGTATGAATGGTATTTAAGCGGCGATGACCCTCCTTTATCTTCTTTGGGTCACCAGTCACCGGCATTGCCTCACTTCTGATTTGCTCATAATGCCCGGACCATGTTCTACTTACACAACAAAATGTCACTTTCTTTTGTTTACCAAATGGGTCCTTCTCATTGATCGAGTCGTTTTCTTCCAGAACCTGAAAAGTCAAGCAGTTGAAACTCATAGCTTTTTATTCCTCCAAATGTTTAATATTTAGAGAAGGAAGCGGATGAGAAAAGCAATGGAGGGTATTGAAGAAAGATGTTTTTACATTCAGGCTTTAATATAGCTTTAGAGGTGATGatcagaaaaaagaaagaaagagataGCAGGTTGGAATTTACAGATAAGTTTCTAATTTGGTAATTTATACAGCTTTGGGTATTAATTTAAAACCAACAAattgttcttttttttcttttctatatttGGATACAGCTACGAACAACTAATGATAAAGGCAATTAAGATACTCAGATAAATTCcgtaatttaatgttttataataaacTCATATAAGCTATCATTTCATCACCTTTCCTGTTCTAATTGTGAATTTGACTGTCGTATTATTCATTAAAGTCGAAGAAAGCTTTAataaagtttcatactttaatacGTAAATTAGCAGATAAGGAACAGCACCGGGGTGGTGGCGCAGTTGGCTAGCGCGTAGGTCTCATAGCTTATTTGAGTGATCCTGAGGTCGAGAGTTCGAGCCTCTCTCACCCcagtttttcttttttaatttttgttatataGCCATAGGGATGGCAACGGCCAACGGGCTGGCTTTCACTCATTTGATTTTTCATGCCTTCCATTCCGATTTCCACCCGAATTTGCATTTTATCTAAAATTTTTGCACTTGAATTTCGtcttataaaagaaaattttcgATTCATGCTTGATTCgcctt
This window of the Gossypium arboreum isolate Shixiya-1 chromosome 12, ASM2569848v2, whole genome shotgun sequence genome carries:
- the LOC108477721 gene encoding uncharacterized protein LOC108477721, with translation MSFNCLTFQVLEENDSINEKDPFGKQKKVTFCCVSRTWSGHYEQIRSEAMPVTGDPKKIKEGHRRLNTIHTIYESKGYEADAQPRLVRSCGMRRDWSFEDLSDEKMRKEMSVG